A genome region from Trachemys scripta elegans isolate TJP31775 chromosome 2, CAS_Tse_1.0, whole genome shotgun sequence includes the following:
- the MTERF1 gene encoding transcription termination factor 1, mitochondrial, with product MLNSGHTVLQRYLQKLIPMAARGLLHTKNSRLYNMNCFWLIRFSTEIVLRPVSSRHFYLKTESANADSRQENGILVNNLACMGVDVKMVRRRQPGILKKQITNEEGLKRFLQSKGATNEVIASIISRYPRAITRSYECLEKRWELWRSILMTDLEIVNILGRSPESFFRSSNNINMEKNITFFCSLGLTSKHLCNMLTRAPRVFSNRMELNKQMIDLLHEICLSLGGENPNDFVKHIISKNVFILLRSSKQVNANVEFLQSSFHLSNEELLALLHGGGADILDLSNEYIKKNFTNAKGKLLSLGCTEREVDRFFISYPSVLFLSSKTLSDKIDCLLQAKVHIKQIVEMSRILDISISTIRSKVKELEKTSYDLRTNGIGILSLSKKRFEAKLEKLHSAQRLIKRTESIL from the coding sequence ATGCTAAACAGTGGACATACAGTACTACAAAGATATTTGCAGAAGCTGATCCCTATGGCAGCCAGGGGACTGTTGCACACGAAAAACTCACGTCTTTACAATATGAATTGTTTCTGGCTGATTAGATTTTCAACAGAGATTGTGCTCAGACCTGTGTCTTCTAGGCACTTCTATCTGAAGACAGAGAGTGCTAATGCAGACTCACGCCAGGAGAATGGCATTCTAGTAAACAATCTGGCATGCATGGGAGTGGATGTCAAAATGGTGAGAAGGCGACAACCTGGAATTCTGAAGAAGCAGATCACAAATGAAGAGGGCCTCAAAAGGTTTCTGCAAAGCAAAGGGGCTACTAATGAAGTCATTGCCAGCATCATCTCACGTTATCCACGGGCCATCACGCGTTCCTATGAGTGTCTCGAAAAACGTTGGGAACTTTGGAGAAGTATTTTGATGACTGATTTGGAAATTGTAAATATTCTGGGACGTTCTCCTGAGTCCTTCTTTCGTTCCAGTAATAACATCAATATGgagaaaaatattacatttttctgttctcttggGCTAACCTCTAAACACCTTTGCAATATGTTGACCAGAGCACCTCGGGTGTTTTCTAACAGAATGGAGCTGAATAAGCAGATGATTGACCTCCTGCATGAGATCTGTTTATCTTTAGGTGGTGAAAACCCAAATGATTTTGTGAAGCACATCATTTCTAAAAATGTCTTCATCCTCCTGCGGAGCAGCAAGCAAGTGAACGCAAACGTTGAGTTCCTGCAATCATCTTTCCATCTGAGCAATGAGGAATTACTAGCTCTGCTACATGGCGGTGGAGCTGACATTTTGGACTTATCTaatgaatatataaaaaaaaactttacaaatGCTAAAGGGAAGCTGTTATCTCTTGGGTGCACTGAAAGAGAGGTGGATAGATTTTTCATTAGCTATCCAAGTGTGCTCTTTCTGTCATCCAAGACCCTCAGTGATAAAATAGATTGCCTCTTGCAAGCAAAGGTTCACATTAAACAAATAGTTGAAATGTCTCGCATTCTGGATATAAGTATCAGTACTATAAGAAGCAAAGTTAAGGAACTGGAAAAAACTAGTTATGACCTCAGAACCAATGGAATTGGCATCCTTTCTTTAAGTAAAAAGAGATTTGAAGCTAAATTGGAAAAATTACATAGTGCACAGCGATTAATCAAGAGGACAGAATCCATTCTGTGA